In a single window of the Micromonospora inositola genome:
- a CDS encoding cyclase family protein — protein MAEQYRAQFDAEVTFANGGGLRTEGFRLDIPGRDIADDELAALFVRHLGLLMVAEVRIDRRTIIEEPHKGGHGVATDTPSARRLVELSHVISDGMTTLPGWPAPRITDWLTREASRANYAPGTEFHVARIDMIANTGTYLDTPAHRWADGADLTGTPLDRLADLPGLVVRVPAGTRAVDRLLLAPYDVAGRAVLLHTGWDAHFGTDRYAGPAAPYLTGDAARALVDAGAALVGIDSINIDDMSPAARGERPAHSALLAAGVPVVEHLTGLDALPPTGFRFTAAPPRVAGMGTFPVRAFATIDT, from the coding sequence GTGGCAGAGCAGTATCGGGCGCAGTTCGACGCGGAGGTCACCTTCGCCAACGGTGGCGGACTGCGGACGGAGGGGTTCCGGCTGGACATTCCGGGCCGGGACATCGCCGACGACGAGTTGGCCGCGCTCTTCGTCCGGCACCTCGGGCTGCTGATGGTCGCCGAGGTGCGGATCGACCGCAGGACGATCATCGAAGAGCCGCACAAGGGCGGCCACGGCGTCGCCACTGACACCCCGTCGGCGCGGCGGCTGGTCGAGCTGAGTCACGTGATCAGCGACGGCATGACCACCCTGCCGGGCTGGCCCGCGCCGCGGATCACCGACTGGCTCACCCGGGAGGCGTCCCGGGCGAACTACGCCCCGGGCACCGAGTTCCACGTCGCCCGGATCGACATGATCGCGAACACCGGCACCTACCTGGACACGCCCGCGCACCGCTGGGCCGACGGGGCCGACCTCACCGGTACCCCGCTGGACCGTCTCGCCGACCTGCCCGGCCTGGTGGTGCGGGTACCGGCCGGCACCCGCGCGGTGGACCGGCTGCTGCTGGCCCCGTACGACGTGGCCGGGCGGGCGGTGCTGCTGCACACCGGCTGGGACGCGCACTTCGGCACCGACCGGTACGCCGGACCCGCGGCCCCGTACCTGACCGGGGACGCCGCCCGTGCGCTGGTGGACGCCGGCGCCGCCCTGGTCGGCATCGACTCGATCAACATCGACGACATGAGCCCGGCGGCTCGGGGCGAGCGCCCGGCGCACAGTGCCCTGCTGGCCGCCGGCGTGCCGGTCGTGGAGCACCTGACCGGCCTCGACGCGCTGCCGCCAACCGGCTTCCGGTTCACCGCCGCCCCACCGAGGGTGGCCGGCATGGGCACCTTCCCGGTCCGCGCCTTCGCCACGATCGACACCTGA
- a CDS encoding S66 family peptidase — MDLPVYPPKPRPGDRVAVVSPSAGLPGLFPHVHELGLRRLREEFGLEPVEYPTTRVLGADPRDRARDLTAAFADPTITAVLATVGGDDLITVTPHLDDEVLRANPKPYYGYSDNTNVLNHLYRLGIVAYHGGSVLVHLGRSGKLHPLTAESLRAALFTSGWYDLAPVTEWGDEPRDWRDPSTLAHEPVMFPGEGWRWQGPSTVVEGRTWGGNLEILHWLMATDRVPSAAALAGSVLIIETSQELPSATEVFRILRNMGERGLLAGFPAVLVGRAKAWDFDKPHTLGERRAWADDQRDAVTRALAAYAPDAMVVFDVDLGHTDPQLIVPYGGEIRVDAVERRISVRY; from the coding sequence ATGGACCTGCCCGTCTATCCGCCCAAGCCCCGGCCCGGCGACCGGGTTGCCGTCGTGTCGCCTTCAGCCGGCCTGCCGGGCCTCTTCCCGCACGTCCACGAGCTTGGCCTGCGCCGGTTGCGCGAGGAGTTCGGCCTGGAGCCGGTGGAGTACCCGACCACCCGGGTGCTGGGCGCCGACCCGCGCGACCGGGCCCGGGACCTGACCGCCGCCTTCGCCGATCCGACGATCACCGCTGTGCTCGCGACCGTGGGCGGGGACGACCTGATCACGGTCACCCCGCACCTGGACGACGAGGTGCTGCGGGCCAACCCGAAGCCGTACTACGGCTACTCGGACAACACCAACGTGCTCAACCACCTGTACCGGCTGGGCATCGTGGCGTACCACGGCGGGTCGGTGCTGGTGCACCTCGGCCGCTCCGGGAAGCTCCACCCGCTCACCGCCGAGTCCCTGCGGGCCGCGCTCTTCACCTCCGGCTGGTACGACCTGGCCCCCGTCACCGAGTGGGGCGATGAGCCCCGTGACTGGCGGGACCCGTCAACCCTGGCGCACGAGCCGGTGATGTTCCCCGGGGAGGGTTGGCGCTGGCAGGGCCCTTCCACGGTGGTGGAGGGGCGTACCTGGGGCGGCAACCTGGAGATCCTGCACTGGCTGATGGCGACCGACCGGGTCCCGTCCGCCGCGGCGCTGGCCGGCTCGGTGCTGATCATCGAGACGTCGCAGGAGCTGCCGTCGGCCACCGAGGTGTTCCGCATCCTGCGCAACATGGGGGAGCGTGGGCTCCTGGCGGGCTTCCCGGCGGTGCTCGTCGGCCGGGCCAAGGCGTGGGACTTCGACAAGCCGCACACCCTCGGCGAGCGGCGGGCCTGGGCGGACGACCAGCGGGACGCGGTGACCCGGGCGCTGGCCGCGTACGCCCCCGACGCCATGGTGGTCTTCGACGTCGACCTGGGCCACACCGACCCGCAGTTGATCGTCCCGTACGGCGGGGAGATCCGGGTGGACGCGGTCGAACGGCGCATCTCGGTGCGGTACTGA
- a CDS encoding VOC family protein, translating to MARDDLPVPAEGILLTHFVVAADVARSAAFYSDVLGGTVVREADPAVVRLANGWVIINVGGGPTEDKPDVILETPPDPHRTSAFLNIRVADIRAVHDEWSARGAVFLTPPQDRGREIRCYLRDPDGHLIEVGQTV from the coding sequence ATGGCGCGTGACGACCTGCCGGTCCCGGCCGAGGGCATCCTGCTCACCCACTTCGTGGTGGCCGCCGACGTGGCCCGGTCGGCGGCGTTCTACTCCGACGTCCTCGGCGGCACGGTGGTCCGGGAGGCCGATCCGGCGGTGGTCCGGCTCGCCAACGGCTGGGTGATCATCAACGTCGGGGGCGGGCCCACCGAGGACAAGCCGGACGTCATCCTGGAGACCCCGCCCGACCCGCACCGGACCAGCGCTTTCCTGAACATCCGGGTGGCCGACATCCGAGCCGTGCACGACGAGTGGAGCGCCCGCGGCGCGGTGTTCCTCACCCCGCCGCAGGACCGGGGCAGGGAGATCCGCTGCTACCTGCGCGACCCCGACGGGCATCTGATCGAGGTCGGCCAGACCGTCTGA
- a CDS encoding ABC-2 transporter permease: MNEDREPAVRDWLPRTAALLVGTLALATAFIAAYVGALHQPTPRDVPVGVVLGDQRAQAVMGALRARTDKIKPIGYDDPRAADDGLTAREVYALLTSGPENGLRLTTASAAAPAAADLVTQVFTQAARQANLPLQVTDEVPVEGTDPRGLVPFYLAVGYVLGGYLASTALGLKTGTAPVSLARAGLRVAALAVYSIVLGVVGATLVGPVLDVWHHDVPAVAAVGALIVLAAAMVASAVQAWLGLLGTGIVILLLVVLGNPGSGGIYAPEFLPGWLRGMHRWNVTGLATDQIKSAVYFDRRSMGWTLTGLVVWALLGILGLITATIFHTHRRGRRAAGARPTGPGEPVTDG, translated from the coding sequence GTGAACGAGGACCGGGAACCCGCGGTGCGGGACTGGCTGCCGCGTACCGCGGCGCTGCTGGTCGGCACGCTCGCCCTGGCCACCGCGTTCATCGCCGCGTACGTGGGGGCGCTGCACCAGCCCACCCCGCGCGACGTGCCGGTCGGGGTGGTCCTCGGCGACCAGCGCGCCCAGGCGGTGATGGGAGCGCTGCGCGCCCGGACCGACAAGATCAAACCGATCGGGTACGACGACCCGCGGGCCGCCGACGACGGACTGACCGCCCGCGAGGTGTACGCGTTGCTCACCTCCGGCCCGGAGAACGGCTTGCGCCTCACCACCGCCAGCGCCGCCGCGCCCGCCGCCGCCGACCTGGTCACCCAGGTGTTCACCCAGGCCGCCCGGCAGGCGAACCTGCCGCTGCAGGTCACCGATGAGGTGCCGGTCGAGGGGACCGACCCGCGCGGGCTGGTCCCCTTCTACCTGGCGGTCGGCTACGTCCTCGGCGGATACCTGGCCTCCACCGCGCTCGGCCTGAAGACCGGCACCGCGCCGGTGAGCCTGGCCCGGGCCGGGCTGCGGGTCGCCGCGCTGGCGGTCTACTCGATCGTGCTCGGCGTCGTCGGCGCGACGCTCGTCGGCCCGGTCCTCGACGTCTGGCACCACGACGTGCCGGCCGTCGCCGCGGTCGGCGCGCTGATCGTCCTCGCCGCCGCCATGGTCGCTTCCGCCGTGCAGGCCTGGCTCGGTCTGCTCGGCACCGGCATCGTCATCCTGCTGCTGGTGGTGCTCGGCAACCCCGGCTCCGGCGGCATCTACGCGCCGGAGTTCCTGCCCGGCTGGCTGCGCGGCATGCACCGGTGGAACGTGACCGGGCTGGCCACCGACCAGATCAAGTCGGCGGTCTACTTCGACCGCCGGTCGATGGGTTGGACGCTGACCGGCCTCGTGGTGTGGGCGCTGCTCGGGATCCTCGGGCTGATCACCGCCACGATCTTCCACACCCACCGGCGGGGCCGCCGCGCTGCCGGTGCGCGTCCGACCGGACCCGGCGAGCCGGTCACCGATGGCTGA
- the ppc gene encoding phosphoenolpyruvate carboxylase — MTDQHDHDGPDAALRADIRRLGTLLGQTLARQEGRPLLDLVEEIRAQVRSDPPAAAQRLGGLDVTTGTKLARAFSTYFHLANITEQVHRARDLRRRRAVQGGWLDQAAKMIAERGVPAEEIAAAARRLAVRPVFTAHPTEAARRSILSKLRAIADELDAETANAILYGASDEGPANRRLAELLDLMWQTDELRLDRPDPTDEARNAIYYLRDLYAEAAPQVLDDLADTLRTLGVETSPTSRPLTFGTWIGGDRDGNPFVTPGVTREVLRIQHEHGISATEAAMEHLINEVSVSRRLRAVSLDLSASLAADLDALPEVAPRFRRVNAEEPYRLKARCVKAKLANTRERLRAGTAHVPGRDYRGSAELIADLELLRASLARNSGQLTAVGRLASTIRTVSAFGLHLATMDVREHAEAHHAVLAQLYAAVGEVSDYPSLTRLERTKLLADELAGRRPLSTLDTPLTEGAQKTLDVFGAIREAQDRFGSEVIESYIISMTLGVDDVLAAVVLAREAGLVDVHSGRARIGLVPLLETPAELNAGGELLDELLSLPAYRALVAARGDVQEVMLGYSDSNKEAGITTSQWSIHRAQRALRDVAARHGVHLRLFHGRGGTVGRGGGPTHDAILAQPYGTLDGAIKVTEQGEVISDKYTLPALARENLELTVAAVLQATLLHTAPRQPAEMLERWDATMDVVSEAAFRSYRSLVEEPDLPAYFWASTPTELLGALNIGSRPAKRPNTGAGLAGLRAIPWVFGWTQTRQIVPGWYGVGSGLAAARAAGLEDVLAEMNRNWHFFRTFLSNVEMMLTKTDLTIARRYVETLVPKKLHPIFDKIQQEYELTKQEVLAVTASPALLENSPVLQRTLAVRDTYLEPLHHLQVALLQQYRDSGAAGRAVATAPGGRRAPNDGTALERALLTTVNGIAAGMRNTG; from the coding sequence GTGACCGACCAGCACGACCACGACGGCCCGGACGCAGCGCTGCGGGCCGACATCCGCCGGCTCGGCACCCTCCTCGGGCAGACCCTCGCCCGGCAGGAGGGCCGCCCCCTGCTCGACCTGGTCGAGGAGATCCGAGCGCAGGTCCGATCCGACCCCCCGGCCGCCGCCCAGCGCCTCGGCGGCCTCGACGTCACCACCGGCACCAAGCTGGCCCGGGCCTTCTCCACCTACTTCCACCTGGCCAACATCACCGAGCAGGTGCACCGGGCCCGCGACCTGCGGCGCCGCCGGGCGGTCCAGGGCGGCTGGCTCGACCAGGCCGCCAAGATGATCGCCGAGCGCGGAGTGCCGGCCGAGGAGATCGCCGCCGCGGCCCGCCGGCTCGCGGTACGCCCCGTCTTCACCGCCCACCCGACCGAGGCGGCCCGCCGCTCGATCCTGTCCAAGCTGCGGGCGATCGCCGACGAGCTGGACGCCGAGACCGCCAACGCGATCCTCTACGGGGCCAGCGACGAGGGGCCGGCCAACCGGCGTCTGGCCGAGCTGCTGGACCTGATGTGGCAGACCGACGAGCTGCGGCTGGACCGGCCGGACCCGACCGACGAGGCCCGCAACGCCATCTACTACCTGCGGGACCTGTACGCCGAGGCTGCCCCGCAGGTCCTCGACGACCTCGCCGACACGCTGCGCACCCTCGGCGTGGAGACCTCGCCGACGTCCCGCCCGCTGACCTTCGGCACCTGGATCGGCGGCGACCGGGACGGCAACCCGTTCGTCACCCCGGGGGTCACCCGGGAGGTGCTGCGGATCCAGCACGAGCACGGGATCTCGGCCACCGAGGCGGCGATGGAGCACCTGATCAACGAGGTCTCCGTCTCCCGCCGGCTGCGCGCGGTGTCGCTGGACCTCTCCGCCAGCCTCGCCGCCGACCTGGACGCGCTGCCCGAGGTGGCGCCCCGGTTCCGCCGGGTCAATGCCGAGGAGCCGTACCGGCTCAAGGCCCGCTGCGTGAAGGCGAAGCTGGCCAACACCCGGGAGCGGCTGCGCGCCGGCACCGCGCACGTGCCGGGGCGGGACTACCGCGGCTCCGCCGAGCTGATCGCCGACCTGGAGCTGCTGCGCGCCTCGCTGGCCCGCAACTCCGGGCAGCTCACCGCCGTCGGCCGGCTGGCCTCCACCATCCGTACGGTCTCCGCGTTCGGCCTGCACCTGGCGACCATGGACGTCCGGGAACACGCCGAGGCGCACCACGCGGTGCTCGCCCAGCTGTACGCGGCCGTCGGCGAGGTGTCGGACTACCCGTCGCTGACCCGGCTGGAGCGGACCAAGCTGCTCGCCGACGAGCTGGCCGGCCGCCGGCCGCTCTCCACCCTGGACACCCCGCTGACCGAGGGCGCGCAGAAGACGCTCGACGTGTTCGGGGCGATCCGGGAGGCGCAGGACCGGTTCGGCTCCGAGGTGATCGAGTCGTACATCATCTCGATGACCCTGGGCGTGGACGACGTGCTCGCCGCGGTGGTGCTGGCCCGCGAGGCCGGCCTGGTCGACGTGCACTCCGGCCGGGCCCGGATCGGCCTCGTGCCGCTGCTGGAGACCCCGGCCGAGCTGAACGCCGGCGGCGAGCTGCTGGACGAGCTGCTGTCGCTGCCCGCGTACCGGGCCCTGGTCGCGGCCCGGGGCGACGTGCAGGAGGTGATGCTCGGCTACTCCGACTCGAACAAGGAGGCGGGCATCACCACCAGCCAGTGGTCGATCCACCGGGCCCAGCGCGCGCTGCGCGACGTGGCCGCCCGGCACGGCGTGCACCTGCGGCTGTTCCACGGCCGCGGCGGCACCGTGGGTCGCGGTGGCGGGCCGACGCACGACGCCATCCTGGCCCAGCCGTACGGCACGCTGGACGGCGCGATCAAGGTGACCGAGCAGGGCGAGGTCATCTCCGACAAGTACACGCTGCCCGCGCTGGCCCGGGAGAACCTGGAGCTGACCGTGGCCGCGGTGCTCCAGGCGACGCTGCTGCACACCGCGCCCCGGCAGCCGGCCGAGATGTTGGAACGCTGGGACGCCACGATGGACGTCGTCTCGGAGGCGGCGTTCCGGTCGTACCGGTCGCTGGTCGAGGAGCCGGACCTGCCGGCGTACTTCTGGGCCTCCACCCCGACCGAGCTGCTCGGCGCGCTGAACATCGGCTCCCGACCGGCGAAGCGGCCGAACACCGGGGCCGGGCTGGCCGGCCTGCGGGCCATCCCGTGGGTGTTCGGCTGGACGCAGACCCGGCAGATCGTGCCGGGCTGGTACGGCGTCGGTTCCGGCCTGGCCGCCGCGCGGGCGGCTGGGCTGGAGGACGTGCTCGCCGAGATGAACCGCAACTGGCACTTCTTCCGCACGTTCCTGTCGAACGTCGAGATGATGCTGACCAAGACCGACCTGACGATCGCTCGGCGGTACGTCGAGACCCTGGTGCCGAAGAAGCTGCACCCGATCTTCGACAAGATCCAGCAGGAGTACGAGCTGACCAAGCAGGAAGTGCTGGCGGTGACCGCGTCGCCGGCGCTGCTGGAGAACTCGCCGGTGCTCCAGCGCACCCTGGCGGTGCGGGACACCTACCTGGAGCCGCTGCACCATCTCCAGGTGGCGCTGCTCCAGCAGTACCGCGACTCCGGCGCCGCCGGCCGGGCGGTGGCCACCGCACCGGGCGGCCGCCGCGCCCCCAACGACGGTACGGCGCTGGAGCGGGCGCTGCTGACCACGGTCAACGGCATCGCCGCCGGCATGCGCAACACCGGCTGA
- a CDS encoding DNA recombination protein RmuC — translation MNFATLAVVVLCLAAGGAVGWLAARSRAATQIAWLEATLEATRAGEGRLEQSMRALSYEATAQSQEAVARAVAPLHDTLRRYEQRVAELEHDRVDAYAELREQVRAMSMVSGELRTETKQLVAALRAPQVRGRWGEHQLRRIVEAAGLLEHCDFDEQVTAATDHQGVRPDLVVRLHGGRSVVVDAKAPFDAYLTAMEARDERGRDTHLDAHARHLRAHVDALAAKTYWAAFDSTPEFVVLFVPADPFLDVALQRDPSLLEHAFARNVVLATPATLVALLRTVAYSWRQEALARNAVAVHSLARELYGRLSTLGDHVGKLGASLGGAVTAYNRAVGSLEARVLVSARKLAELGVSDQELATPAQVELAPRQPQAPELVGTVDEGRSTSAERSTDIDV, via the coding sequence ATGAACTTCGCGACGCTGGCCGTGGTGGTGCTCTGCCTCGCCGCGGGCGGCGCCGTCGGCTGGCTCGCCGCCCGGTCCCGCGCGGCGACCCAGATCGCCTGGTTGGAGGCGACGCTGGAGGCCACTCGGGCGGGCGAGGGGCGGCTGGAGCAGTCGATGCGGGCGCTCAGCTACGAGGCCACCGCCCAGTCGCAGGAGGCCGTCGCCCGGGCGGTCGCCCCGCTGCACGACACGCTCCGGCGGTACGAGCAGCGGGTCGCCGAGCTGGAGCACGACCGGGTCGACGCGTACGCCGAGCTGCGCGAGCAGGTCCGGGCGATGAGCATGGTCTCCGGGGAGCTGCGCACCGAGACCAAGCAGCTGGTCGCCGCGCTGCGCGCGCCGCAGGTGCGGGGGCGCTGGGGTGAGCACCAGCTCCGCCGGATCGTCGAGGCCGCCGGCCTGCTGGAGCACTGTGACTTCGACGAGCAGGTCACCGCCGCCACCGACCACCAGGGGGTACGCCCCGACCTGGTGGTGCGGCTGCACGGCGGGCGCAGCGTGGTGGTCGACGCCAAGGCGCCCTTCGACGCGTACCTGACCGCGATGGAGGCGCGCGACGAGCGGGGGCGGGACACCCACCTGGACGCGCACGCGAGGCACCTGCGGGCGCACGTGGACGCGCTCGCTGCCAAGACCTACTGGGCGGCGTTCGACTCGACGCCGGAGTTCGTGGTGCTCTTCGTGCCGGCCGACCCGTTCCTCGACGTCGCGTTGCAGCGCGACCCGTCGCTGCTGGAGCACGCCTTCGCCCGCAACGTGGTGCTCGCGACCCCGGCCACCCTGGTGGCGCTGCTGCGCACGGTGGCCTACTCGTGGCGGCAGGAGGCGTTGGCGCGCAACGCGGTCGCGGTGCACTCCCTGGCCCGCGAGCTGTACGGGCGACTGTCCACCCTGGGCGACCACGTCGGCAAGCTCGGCGCGTCGCTCGGCGGGGCGGTGACCGCGTACAACCGGGCGGTCGGGTCGCTGGAGGCACGGGTGCTGGTCAGCGCGCGCAAGCTCGCCGAGCTGGGCGTCTCCGACCAGGAGTTGGCCACCCCGGCGCAGGTGGAGCTGGCACCCCGGCAGCCGCAGGCCCCGGAGCTGGTCGGGACCGTCGACGAGGGTCGGTCCACATCGGCCGAACGGTCAACAGACATCGACGTTTAA
- a CDS encoding S8 family serine peptidase, whose translation MSQPRNRSRRTSAALFASVLAAGAMTVGGGAATASAAPATTPDASQPTAVETLGAHDAKLLDEAEAKHAPTVTLIIAAKKGSAKKVADGLKGLGASISERYDQVGYLLAKVPTAKVLKAATLPGVSAVDLDETIKLPDPAPEAAPAGAKTAAQGETLAGPGGDTGAVNPYMPTNETGAEAFKAAHPAWDGRGVTIGIMDSGIDLDQPALQKTTTGERKIVDWVTATDPLEDATWRAMITEVTGPSFTNSLGTWTAPAGTYKFNTFRESITAASDPAGDVNRDGDTTDVWGILYNPVTHDIRVDVNQNKDFTDDDVMRPYKEKFQVGHFGTDNPATAVREQIPFVVEYREDVDTTPVGGPGLVDYVNIGIIEATHGTHVAGITAANDMLGNSAFDGAAPGAKLVSARACSWGGGCTAAALTTGMADLVINRKVDVVNMSIGGLPALNDGSNARANLYNDLINTYGVQMFISAGNSGPGLNTVGDPSVAADVVSVAANISKDTWLANYGSVVRKDNALFNFSSRGPREDGGFKPNISAPGSAISTAPTWQPGNPVPEAGYPLPPGYQMLNGTSMASPQATGAAALLLSAAKATDKGVTPAALRRAIYTSAKPIAGVPTYGQGYGMFNVPGAWGLLSKGVQTRTYTSAAPVCTELSENLTKYNKDSGEFESTPNVGVGVYNRCAADRGGQKVKEGRSYEVRLTRTSGPNKGIAHNVAFRGNDGTFTAPQVVWLPLNKTVTAKIKAKPLTAGAHGAIMTIDDPATSVVDFEVSTVVVASTAVSAPAYSFSTEGSVERNGFTSYFVTVPQGAGALQVNLSGIATGSQTRFVAFNPYGVPVESTASTACYTNFSDAAVCKPQERDYQNPIPGVWEIEVEARRTSPALDNPFQLQARVQGVKVEPAVVELPSVTAGTPTQVSWGLTNTFGPVQVTGVGGPLSSVRAERPTIAEGAVQEYLVDVPAGATSFTARIGNTANLGADLDLYVFLGATEVGRSADGDSEEAVTLKNPAAGTYRVRIDGYAVDGPGTSTAYDYRDSFSAAALGSLSAPNTPLSLANGATATLTGTVTALATPAAGRELFGDLAVTTIEGAVVGRGSVAIGAVN comes from the coding sequence GTGAGTCAACCCCGCAACCGGAGCCGGCGTACCTCGGCCGCGCTCTTCGCCTCGGTCCTCGCGGCCGGCGCGATGACCGTGGGGGGTGGCGCCGCGACCGCGAGCGCAGCCCCCGCCACCACCCCCGACGCCTCGCAGCCGACCGCCGTCGAGACGCTGGGCGCGCACGACGCCAAGCTCCTCGACGAGGCGGAGGCGAAGCACGCTCCGACCGTCACCCTGATCATCGCCGCCAAGAAGGGCTCCGCCAAGAAGGTCGCCGACGGCCTGAAGGGCCTCGGCGCCTCCATCAGCGAGCGGTACGACCAGGTCGGCTACCTGCTGGCCAAGGTCCCCACCGCGAAGGTCCTCAAGGCCGCCACGCTGCCCGGCGTCTCCGCCGTCGACCTCGACGAGACCATCAAGCTCCCCGACCCGGCCCCCGAGGCCGCCCCGGCCGGCGCGAAGACCGCCGCGCAGGGCGAGACGCTGGCCGGCCCCGGTGGGGACACCGGTGCGGTCAACCCGTACATGCCGACCAACGAGACCGGCGCGGAGGCCTTCAAGGCCGCCCACCCGGCGTGGGACGGCCGCGGCGTCACCATCGGCATCATGGACTCCGGCATCGACCTGGACCAGCCGGCGCTGCAGAAGACCACCACCGGCGAGCGCAAGATCGTCGACTGGGTCACCGCGACGGACCCGCTCGAGGACGCCACCTGGCGCGCGATGATCACCGAGGTGACCGGCCCGTCGTTCACCAACTCCCTCGGCACCTGGACGGCGCCGGCCGGCACGTACAAGTTCAACACCTTCCGCGAGTCCATCACCGCCGCCAGCGACCCGGCCGGTGACGTCAACCGCGACGGCGACACCACCGACGTGTGGGGCATCCTCTACAACCCGGTGACCCATGACATCCGGGTGGACGTCAACCAGAACAAGGACTTCACCGACGACGACGTGATGCGGCCGTACAAGGAGAAGTTCCAGGTCGGTCACTTCGGCACGGACAACCCGGCCACCGCGGTCCGCGAGCAGATCCCGTTCGTCGTGGAGTACCGCGAGGACGTCGACACCACTCCGGTCGGCGGCCCCGGCCTCGTCGACTACGTGAACATCGGCATCATCGAGGCGACCCACGGCACGCACGTCGCCGGCATCACCGCCGCCAACGACATGCTGGGCAACAGCGCCTTCGACGGCGCCGCCCCCGGCGCCAAGCTGGTCTCCGCCCGGGCCTGCTCCTGGGGCGGTGGCTGCACCGCCGCGGCGCTCACCACCGGCATGGCCGACCTGGTGATCAACCGCAAGGTCGACGTGGTCAACATGTCGATCGGCGGCCTGCCGGCGCTCAACGACGGCTCGAACGCCCGCGCGAACCTCTACAACGACCTGATCAACACGTACGGCGTGCAGATGTTCATCTCGGCCGGCAACTCCGGCCCGGGCCTGAACACCGTCGGCGACCCCTCCGTCGCCGCCGACGTGGTCAGCGTCGCCGCGAACATCAGCAAGGACACCTGGCTGGCCAACTACGGCTCGGTGGTCCGCAAGGACAACGCGCTGTTCAACTTCTCCTCGCGCGGCCCACGTGAGGACGGCGGCTTCAAGCCGAACATCTCCGCCCCCGGCTCGGCCATCTCCACCGCGCCGACCTGGCAGCCGGGCAACCCGGTCCCCGAGGCCGGCTACCCGCTGCCCCCGGGCTACCAGATGCTGAACGGCACCTCGATGGCCTCCCCGCAGGCCACCGGCGCCGCCGCGCTGCTGCTGTCGGCCGCCAAGGCGACCGACAAGGGCGTCACCCCGGCCGCGCTGCGCCGGGCCATCTACACCTCCGCCAAGCCGATCGCCGGCGTCCCGACGTACGGCCAGGGCTACGGCATGTTCAATGTGCCCGGCGCGTGGGGCCTGCTGAGCAAGGGCGTGCAGACCCGGACCTACACCTCCGCGGCGCCGGTCTGCACCGAACTGTCGGAGAACCTGACGAAGTACAACAAGGACTCCGGTGAGTTCGAGTCGACCCCGAACGTGGGCGTCGGCGTCTACAACCGCTGCGCCGCCGATCGCGGTGGTCAGAAGGTCAAGGAGGGTCGCTCCTACGAGGTCAGGCTGACCCGGACCAGCGGCCCGAACAAGGGCATCGCCCACAACGTCGCGTTCCGCGGCAATGACGGCACGTTCACCGCGCCGCAGGTCGTGTGGCTGCCGCTGAACAAGACCGTCACCGCCAAGATCAAGGCGAAGCCGCTGACCGCGGGGGCGCACGGCGCGATCATGACGATCGACGACCCGGCCACCTCGGTGGTCGACTTCGAGGTCTCCACCGTCGTGGTCGCCTCGACCGCGGTCTCCGCCCCGGCGTACTCCTTCTCTACCGAGGGTTCGGTCGAGCGGAACGGCTTCACCTCGTACTTCGTGACGGTGCCGCAGGGCGCGGGCGCGCTCCAGGTCAACCTCTCCGGCATCGCGACCGGTTCGCAGACCCGGTTCGTCGCCTTCAACCCGTACGGCGTGCCGGTGGAGAGCACCGCAAGCACCGCCTGCTACACCAACTTCTCCGACGCCGCCGTCTGCAAGCCCCAGGAGCGGGACTACCAGAACCCGATCCCGGGTGTCTGGGAGATCGAGGTGGAGGCCCGCCGGACCTCGCCGGCGCTGGACAACCCGTTCCAGCTCCAGGCTCGGGTGCAGGGCGTCAAGGTCGAGCCGGCCGTGGTCGAGCTGCCGTCGGTCACCGCCGGCACGCCGACCCAGGTGAGCTGGGGCCTGACCAACACCTTCGGCCCGGTCCAGGTCACTGGCGTGGGTGGCCCGCTCTCCAGCGTCCGCGCCGAGCGCCCGACCATCGCCGAGGGCGCCGTCCAGGAGTACCTGGTGGACGTTCCGGCGGGGGCGACCTCGTTCACCGCTCGGATCGGCAACACCGCCAACCTCGGCGCCGACCTGGACCTGTACGTCTTCCTCGGGGCCACCGAGGTCGGCCGCTCGGCCGACGGTGACTCCGAGGAGGCGGTGACCCTGAAGAACCCGGCCGCCGGCACCTACCGGGTCCGGATCGACGGGTACGCCGTCGACGGCCCGGGCACCAGCACCGCGTACGACTACCGGGACTCCTTCTCGGCTGCGGCGCTGGGCTCGCTGTCCGCCCCGAACACCCCGCTGTCCCTGGCCAACGGCGCCACCGCCACCCTCACCGGTACGGTGACCGCCCTGGCCACCCCGGCCGCCGGTCGCGAGCTCTTCGGCGACCTGGCCGTCACCACCATCGAGGGCGCGGTCGTCGGCCGTGGCTCGGTGGCCATCGGCGCGGTGAACTGA